A genome region from Leptodactylus fuscus isolate aLepFus1 chromosome 6, aLepFus1.hap2, whole genome shotgun sequence includes the following:
- the LOC142209196 gene encoding N-formyl peptide receptor 3-like, with protein sequence MTPPCHNQTSTNTTLDYNNQSYHYYKNILQKTSITLYSITFVLGIIGNGLVIWIAGFRMKKTISAAWFLHLAIADFLCCASIPLHLADKVYFFQYSAYIDPYCVLNIILFNINMNTSILLLMTMSIDRCVSVMWPFWAKVHRTRRLVRITAGGIWGLSLLLTSLQFYSSGWCMQSQNYCDYVHIIKIVHLIRLLIMFVIPFLIILTSYVIIFLKLRKRKRPQRSQRPYRIITAVILCFFICWSPYYILPLTPLYGGSFIQIYTVHIINTNLAYLNSCMNPIIYVFMSQDFQHDFLRSIPARLERALGEQTHPVIERVVNKLAALMFKMYSS encoded by the exons ATGACTCCTCCGTGTCATAACCAGACCTCAACTAACACAACTCTGGATTACAACAAcca GTCTTACCACTATTATAAGAACATTTTACAGAAGACGTCAATCACTTTATACAGCATCACTTTTGTTCTTGGGATTATCGGTAATGGATTAGTCATCTGGATTGCCGGATTCAGGATGAAGAAGACAATCAGCGCCGCGTGGTTCCTCCACCTGGCCATAGCGGACTTCTTATGTTGTGCATCTATTCCTCTACACCTTGCAGATAAAGTTTACTTTTTCCAATACTCTGCATATATAGATCCTTATTGTGTATTGAACATTATTCTTTTCAATATCAACATGAATACCAGTATTCTTTTGTTGATGACCATGAGCATTGACCGCTGTGTATCCGTCATGTGGCCATTTTGGGCTAAAGTTCACCGGACCCGTAGACTAGTGAGGATCACTGCAGGAGGCATCTGGGGGCTGAGTTTGCTCTTGACTAGTTTACAGTTTTACTCAAGTGGATGGTGTATGCAATCCCAGAATTACTGTGACTATGTCCATATAATAAAGATCGTTCACCTGATCAGATTACTTATAATGTTTGTGATCCCTTTTCTCATCATCTTGACCAGTTATGTGATCATTTTCCTCAAACTTAGAAAACGTAAGAGACCCCAGAGATCTCAGAGACCCTACAGGATCATCACCGCTGTTATATTGTGTTTCTTCATCTGCTGGTCTCCATATTACATCCTTCCATTAACACCCTTATATGGTGGGTCTTTTATTCAAATCTATACAGTGCATATTATTAATACCAACCTGGCTTACCTGAACAGTTGTATGAATCCAATCATTTATGTTTTTATGAGCCAAGATTTTCAACATGATTTCTTAAGATCTATCCCCGCCAGGCTTGAAAGAGCATTAGGTGAACAAACTCATCCAGTGATCGAGAGAGTCGTGAACAAACTCGCAGCACTGATGTTTAAAATGTATTCCTCGTAG